The Comamonas sp. GB3 AK4-5 genome includes a region encoding these proteins:
- a CDS encoding BMP family ABC transporter substrate-binding protein yields the protein MTDLKKRSLFKLAALSAVTAAVLAGCGKKEEPAPAAPAADPAPAAKAEPLKIGFAYVGPVGDGGWSFAHDQARKKLEAAFGDKIQTTYVESVSEGPDAERVLRDLATQGNKLIFGTTFGYMDTIQKLSGDFKDVKWEHATGYKTAENVRTYDSRTYEGAYLAGVVAGSMTKSNTLGVVGSVPIPEVIRNINSFTLGALSVNPQIKTKVVWVNEWFSPPKETEAATSLIHGGADVLFQNTDSPAVLKTAEEKGARAFGWDSDMTAYGPKAHLGSAVIDWVPYYTKVVNDVQNNTWTTGQSWWGVKEGAIDLVSIAADVPAEAKAKVEEVKKGLKDGSFVIWKGPIATNDGKEALAADKAADDAFLQGINFYVKGVEGKVPGAK from the coding sequence ATGACTGATCTGAAGAAGCGCTCTTTGTTCAAGCTGGCAGCCCTGTCTGCCGTGACTGCCGCCGTTCTGGCGGGCTGCGGCAAAAAGGAAGAGCCGGCACCGGCAGCCCCCGCTGCCGACCCCGCACCCGCTGCCAAGGCCGAGCCGCTGAAGATTGGCTTTGCCTATGTGGGCCCTGTGGGCGACGGTGGCTGGTCGTTTGCCCATGATCAGGCGCGCAAAAAGCTGGAAGCCGCATTTGGCGACAAGATCCAGACCACGTATGTGGAAAGCGTGTCCGAAGGCCCCGACGCCGAGCGCGTGCTGCGTGACCTCGCCACCCAGGGCAACAAGCTGATCTTTGGCACCACCTTCGGCTATATGGACACCATCCAGAAGCTGTCGGGCGACTTCAAGGATGTGAAGTGGGAGCATGCCACCGGCTACAAGACGGCCGAGAATGTGCGCACCTATGACAGCCGCACCTACGAAGGCGCCTACCTGGCCGGCGTGGTGGCCGGCTCCATGACCAAGTCCAACACCCTGGGCGTGGTGGGCTCGGTGCCCATCCCCGAGGTGATCCGCAACATCAACAGCTTCACCCTGGGCGCGCTGAGCGTGAACCCCCAGATCAAGACCAAGGTGGTGTGGGTGAACGAATGGTTCAGCCCTCCCAAGGAAACCGAAGCCGCCACCAGCCTGATCCATGGCGGTGCCGACGTGCTGTTCCAGAACACCGATTCGCCCGCCGTGCTCAAGACCGCCGAGGAAAAGGGCGCCCGCGCCTTTGGCTGGGATTCGGACATGACGGCCTACGGCCCCAAGGCCCACCTGGGCTCGGCCGTGATCGACTGGGTGCCCTACTACACCAAGGTCGTGAATGACGTGCAGAACAACACCTGGACCACGGGCCAGAGCTGGTGGGGCGTGAAGGAAGGCGCCATCGACCTGGTGTCCATCGCTGCCGACGTGCCCGCCGAAGCCAAGGCCAAGGTGGAAGAGGTCAAAAAAGGCCTGAAGGACGGCAGCTTTGTGATCTGGAAGGGCCCGATCGCCACCAACGACGGCAAGGAAGCCCTGGCCGCCGACAAGGCCGCCGATGACGCCTTCTTGCAAGGCATCAACTTCTACGTCAAGGGCGTGGAAGGCAAGGTGCCGGGCGCCAAGTAA
- a CDS encoding BMP family ABC transporter substrate-binding protein produces MTTKRALIKMVGLSAMSLAVLTACGKKEEAAAPAAAPEALAPAAADKLKIGFMYVSPIGDGGWTFQHELARKAIQEKFADKIETSMVESVPESADAERVVRDMAGQGNKLIFATSFGYQEFVQKAAADLKDVKFEHATGYKQADNVAVYDSKTFEGAYLAGLVAGAMTKTKTVGVVASVPIPEVVRNINSFVLGAQAIDPTIKAKVVWVNEWFAPPKETEAATSLLNGGVDVMYQNTNSPAVLKTAEERGAYAFGKDGDMSAFAPKAHLGSAVINWTPYYTKVVEDTLAGNWQGGNYWWGVKEGAMDLVKIADQVPQEIKDKVEKAKAGMKDGSFAVWTGPIKDNSGKEVLPAGQVADDGFLRGINFYVNGVEGKVPGSDGK; encoded by the coding sequence ATGACCACCAAGCGTGCCCTGATCAAGATGGTTGGCCTGTCGGCCATGTCCCTGGCCGTGCTGACGGCCTGCGGCAAGAAGGAGGAGGCTGCGGCCCCTGCTGCGGCTCCCGAAGCCTTGGCTCCGGCGGCTGCCGACAAGCTGAAGATCGGCTTTATGTACGTCAGCCCCATCGGCGACGGCGGCTGGACTTTCCAGCATGAGCTGGCCCGCAAGGCCATCCAGGAGAAGTTTGCAGACAAGATCGAGACTTCCATGGTGGAAAGCGTTCCCGAGAGCGCCGACGCCGAGCGCGTGGTGCGTGACATGGCCGGACAGGGCAACAAGCTGATTTTTGCCACCAGCTTTGGCTACCAGGAGTTTGTGCAAAAGGCCGCAGCCGACCTGAAGGACGTGAAGTTCGAACATGCCACCGGCTACAAGCAGGCCGACAACGTGGCCGTGTACGACAGCAAGACCTTTGAAGGCGCTTACCTGGCGGGTCTGGTGGCTGGTGCCATGACCAAGACCAAGACCGTGGGCGTGGTGGCTTCGGTGCCGATTCCTGAAGTGGTGCGCAACATCAACTCCTTTGTGCTGGGTGCCCAGGCCATCGATCCCACGATCAAGGCCAAGGTGGTGTGGGTGAACGAATGGTTCGCCCCACCAAAGGAGACCGAGGCCGCCACCAGCTTGCTCAACGGCGGCGTGGACGTGATGTACCAGAACACCAACTCGCCTGCCGTGCTGAAGACGGCGGAAGAGCGTGGTGCCTATGCCTTTGGCAAGGACGGCGACATGAGCGCCTTCGCTCCCAAGGCGCACCTGGGCTCGGCCGTCATCAACTGGACGCCGTACTACACCAAGGTGGTGGAAGACACGCTGGCCGGCAACTGGCAGGGCGGTAATTACTGGTGGGGCGTCAAGGAAGGCGCCATGGATCTGGTGAAGATTGCCGACCAGGTGCCCCAGGAAATCAAGGACAAGGTCGAGAAGGCCAAGGCCGGCATGAAGGACGGCTCCTTCGCGGTCTGGACCGGCCCCATCAAGGACAACAGCGGCAAGGAAGTGCTGCCTGCCGGCCAGGTGGCGGACGACGGCTTCTTGCGCGGCATCAACTTCTACGTCAACGGCGTGGAAGGCAAGGTGCCCGGCAGCGACGGCAAGTAA
- a CDS encoding ABC transporter permease, with amino-acid sequence MDAYALLLGSTLSAGTVLALAALGLLINEKAGIVNLGAEGVMLCAALAGFATVVHTGSTWLGFAAGMAAGALLAGLFGLLVIWLNTNQYATGLALSLFGVGCSAFVGQSYVQAKLPELPKYAVPYLSDIPVVGPALFKLHPLVYITVVLAAVLVWFLYRSRAGLVLRAVGESPESAHAIGYAVRPIRLAAVMAGGALCGLAGAYVSTVYTPLWVEGMVAGRGWIALALTTFATWRPARVLLGAYLFGGVTMLQFHLQATGVQVASQLLSMLPYLATIAVLVIISRNPAWIRANMPASLGKPFYPGS; translated from the coding sequence ATGGATGCCTACGCACTGCTTTTGGGCTCCACGCTGAGCGCCGGCACCGTGCTGGCCCTGGCCGCCCTGGGCCTGCTGATCAATGAGAAGGCCGGCATCGTCAACCTGGGCGCCGAAGGCGTGATGCTGTGCGCCGCGCTGGCCGGCTTTGCCACCGTGGTGCACACCGGCAGCACCTGGCTGGGCTTTGCCGCCGGCATGGCCGCAGGGGCCTTGCTGGCTGGCCTGTTTGGTTTGCTGGTCATCTGGCTGAACACCAACCAGTACGCCACCGGCCTGGCGCTGAGCCTGTTTGGCGTGGGTTGCTCGGCCTTTGTTGGCCAGTCCTATGTGCAGGCCAAGCTGCCCGAGTTGCCCAAGTACGCCGTGCCTTATCTGTCGGACATTCCGGTGGTGGGCCCGGCCCTGTTCAAGCTGCACCCCCTGGTCTACATCACCGTGGTGCTGGCTGCCGTGCTGGTCTGGTTTTTGTACCGCTCGCGCGCTGGCCTGGTGCTGCGCGCCGTGGGTGAGTCGCCCGAGTCGGCCCATGCCATCGGCTACGCCGTGCGCCCGATTCGCCTGGCCGCTGTGATGGCGGGCGGTGCCCTGTGCGGCCTGGCCGGCGCCTATGTGTCCACCGTCTACACCCCGCTGTGGGTGGAGGGCATGGTGGCCGGCCGTGGCTGGATTGCCCTGGCGCTGACCACTTTTGCCACCTGGCGGCCTGCCCGCGTGTTGCTGGGCGCCTACCTATTTGGCGGCGTGACCATGCTGCAGTTCCACCTGCAGGCCACCGGCGTGCAGGTGGCCAGCCAGCTGCTGTCCATGCTGCCGTATCTGGCCACCATAGCTGTGCTGGTTATCATCTCGCGCAATCCGGCCTGGATTCGGGCGAATATGCCGGCCTCGCTGGGCAAGCCGTTTTATCCGGGGTCGTGA